Proteins co-encoded in one Candidatus Methylomirabilis sp. genomic window:
- a CDS encoding polyprenyl synthetase family protein: MIAETILSPVALELALVEERLLQDISGDVELISEIIRYVLKSGGKRVRPALLLLSAKLCGYDGGSRNIDLAVVAEYMHAATLIHDDIIDRADKRRGLPSANSTWGSQISVLAGDFLYARSLQMLVIDGDLAVMRAFADATVRMIEGQVREVQMAGNLDLTYHEYLDIITSKTAALISVACRTGALIAGRHADEVAALTEFGLNVGIGFQLVDDALDFVAEEDRLGKPVGNDFKEGKVTFPVLHVMRAGSEADQGRIRELAAQEAIGESDLAEVKAIVERYSAVSATMDLVRTYLKKAKTSLSSFPDSAAKRSLALMVDFVGDRDW; encoded by the coding sequence TCGAAGAGCGGTTGCTCCAAGACATCAGCGGCGATGTGGAGTTGATCTCCGAGATCATCCGGTATGTGCTCAAGAGCGGCGGCAAACGGGTCCGGCCTGCGTTGCTGTTGCTCTCGGCAAAGCTCTGCGGCTATGATGGCGGCTCGCGCAACATCGATCTTGCGGTGGTGGCCGAGTACATGCACGCTGCCACGCTTATCCATGATGATATCATTGATCGCGCCGACAAGCGCCGCGGACTCCCGTCGGCGAACAGCACCTGGGGTTCTCAGATCTCCGTGCTGGCGGGTGATTTCCTGTATGCCAGATCGCTTCAGATGCTGGTGATAGATGGCGACCTGGCTGTCATGCGGGCGTTTGCCGACGCGACGGTTCGGATGATTGAGGGCCAGGTACGCGAGGTCCAGATGGCCGGGAACCTCGACCTCACCTATCATGAGTATCTGGACATCATCACGTCAAAGACCGCTGCCCTGATCTCGGTTGCCTGCAGGACCGGCGCTCTGATCGCCGGCAGGCACGCGGATGAGGTGGCTGCGTTGACCGAGTTCGGCCTGAATGTGGGGATCGGGTTCCAGTTGGTCGATGACGCGCTGGACTTTGTCGCCGAGGAGGACCGACTGGGCAAGCCTGTGGGAAACGATTTCAAGGAAGGGAAGGTGACCTTTCCGGTGCTCCATGTGATGCGGGCAGGCTCGGAGGCCGATCAGGGCAGGATCAGAGAGTTGGCCGCGCAGGAGGCCATCGGAGAGTCTGATCTGGCAGAGGTGAAGGCGATAGTGGAACGGTACAGCGCCGTGTCGGCCACGATGGACCTCGTTCGTACCTACCTGAAGAAAGCCAAGACATCCCTCAGCAGCTTTCCGGATTCGGCTGCCAAGCGCTCGCTTGCCCTGATGGTCGACTTTGTCGGAGATCGAGACTGGTGA
- the lepA gene encoding translation elongation factor 4, whose translation MAINLKQIRNFSIIAHIDHGKSTLADRILEATGALQPREMEAQVLDHMDLERERGITIKAKAVRLHYKPPGGQEYILNLIDTPGHVDFSYEVSRSLCACEGALLVIDAVQGVEAQTLANVHLAMEHDLAIIPVINKIDLPNADIARVKAQIEETLAIDASEAILCSAKQGIGTEEVIEAVIKRIPPPGGSADAPLKALIFDSSFDPYQGVIVYVRLYEGVVRPRMRISLMSTGAAFEVLQVGVFTPQMRPVDLLSAGEVGYIIAGIKDVRHTRVGDTITAEDRPAIRPLPGFKEVRPMVFAGLYPTESEQYLELKEALEKLRLNDFSFSFEPETSLALGFGFRCGFLGLLHMEIIQERLEREFGLTLITTAPTVVYRVAKRDGSVVEIDNPSDLPLQQQIERVEEPYIKASIMAPGEYVGQIFGLCQEKRGIQCGVEYMEGGRVLITYDLPLNEIVMDFYDRLKSATRGYASLDYEFLDYREGHLAKLDILVNDEPVDALSCIVPREQAYLRGRMLVERMRELIPRQLFEVVIQAALGGKVIARDSVRPLRKNVTAKCYGGDITRKRKLLERQKEGKRRMKQVGRVEIPQEAFMAVLKVKSP comes from the coding sequence ATGGCGATCAACCTGAAACAGATCCGCAACTTCTCCATCATTGCCCACATCGATCATGGAAAGTCAACCCTGGCCGATCGGATTCTGGAGGCCACCGGGGCGCTGCAGCCTCGTGAGATGGAGGCCCAAGTCCTGGACCATATGGATCTCGAGCGGGAACGGGGTATTACCATCAAGGCGAAGGCCGTTCGTCTCCACTACAAGCCGCCGGGCGGGCAAGAGTATATTCTGAACCTGATCGACACTCCCGGCCATGTGGACTTTAGCTACGAGGTCTCGCGGAGCCTCTGCGCGTGCGAGGGCGCGCTGCTCGTGATCGATGCCGTCCAGGGAGTAGAGGCACAGACGCTCGCCAATGTTCACCTCGCCATGGAGCATGACCTGGCCATCATCCCGGTCATCAATAAAATTGACCTGCCGAACGCCGATATTGCACGGGTGAAGGCGCAGATAGAGGAGACCCTGGCCATCGATGCCTCGGAGGCGATCCTGTGCAGCGCCAAACAGGGGATCGGCACTGAGGAGGTGATCGAAGCGGTCATCAAGCGAATTCCGCCTCCCGGTGGGTCCGCAGACGCTCCGCTGAAGGCGCTGATCTTCGACTCCTCATTCGACCCGTATCAAGGTGTGATCGTGTATGTCCGGTTGTACGAAGGCGTTGTGCGTCCCAGGATGCGGATATCCCTGATGTCCACCGGCGCTGCGTTCGAGGTATTACAGGTCGGTGTCTTCACCCCTCAGATGCGTCCCGTCGATCTCCTGTCAGCCGGAGAGGTTGGATACATCATTGCCGGGATCAAGGACGTACGTCACACCAGGGTAGGGGACACCATTACGGCCGAAGATAGACCTGCAATCAGGCCCCTGCCTGGCTTCAAAGAGGTCCGGCCCATGGTGTTTGCCGGTCTGTATCCGACCGAGAGCGAGCAGTACCTGGAGTTGAAGGAAGCGCTGGAGAAGCTCCGCCTTAACGATTTTTCCTTTAGCTTTGAGCCGGAGACCTCGCTGGCCCTCGGCTTCGGTTTCCGATGCGGTTTTCTCGGCTTACTCCACATGGAGATCATCCAGGAGCGGTTGGAGCGTGAGTTCGGCTTGACGCTGATTACCACCGCTCCGACCGTAGTCTACCGGGTGGCCAAGAGGGACGGATCCGTGGTTGAGATAGATAATCCCAGCGATCTTCCTCTCCAGCAGCAGATCGAACGGGTTGAGGAGCCATACATCAAGGCCTCTATCATGGCGCCGGGTGAGTATGTCGGCCAAATCTTTGGGCTCTGCCAGGAGAAGCGTGGGATTCAGTGCGGTGTCGAGTATATGGAGGGTGGTCGAGTTCTCATTACCTACGACCTGCCGCTCAACGAGATCGTCATGGATTTTTACGATCGGCTGAAGTCGGCAACACGTGGCTACGCCTCCCTGGACTACGAATTCCTCGATTATCGGGAGGGTCACCTGGCAAAGCTGGATATCCTGGTGAACGATGAGCCGGTTGACGCACTCTCCTGCATCGTCCCGAGGGAGCAGGCATATCTGAGGGGCCGAATGCTGGTGGAGCGGATGCGAGAGCTGATCCCCAGGCAGCTCTTCGAGGTAGTCATTCAGGCTGCGCTAGGCGGCAAGGTCATCGCGCGGGACAGCGTGCGCCCTCTGCGCAAAAACGTGACGGCCAAATGCTATGGCGGAGACATCACCCGTAAGCGAAAGCTGCTTGAGCGTCAGAAGGAGGGGAAGCGCAGGATGAAGCAGGTAGGCAGGGTCGAGATCCCACAGGAGGCCTTCATGGCGGTGCTGAAGGTGAAAAGCCCATGA
- the lepB gene encoding signal peptidase I: protein MKREMMDETIKEDQDRTSKSGAKSEKSVVRQYAEAIIIAVLLALVIRTFVVQAFKIPSGSMLQTLQVGDHILVNKFQFWFTEPQRGDIIVFKYPQDEGRDFIKRVVALPGEKLEVRDKQVYINDKPVTEPYAVHSDPVLLDNPGSLRDNFGPVVVGPGQLFMMGDNRDYSMDSRFWGFLDMKKIRGKAFIIYWSWDHEHFRPRWERIGMLVR from the coding sequence ATGAAGCGGGAGATGATGGACGAGACGATAAAGGAGGACCAGGACCGGACCTCGAAGTCAGGCGCGAAGTCGGAGAAGTCGGTTGTTCGCCAGTATGCCGAGGCCATCATCATTGCCGTTCTCCTGGCGCTGGTGATCAGGACCTTTGTCGTTCAGGCCTTCAAAATTCCCTCCGGATCGATGCTCCAGACGCTGCAGGTCGGCGATCATATCCTGGTCAATAAGTTCCAGTTCTGGTTTACCGAGCCGCAGCGCGGTGACATTATCGTGTTCAAGTATCCCCAGGATGAGGGGAGGGACTTTATTAAGCGAGTAGTCGCCCTGCCGGGTGAGAAGCTGGAGGTTCGAGATAAACAGGTCTACATTAATGATAAACCTGTTACTGAGCCGTACGCGGTCCATTCGGATCCTGTCCTCCTCGATAATCCGGGTTCGCTCCGAGACAATTTTGGCCCGGTCGTGGTCGGGCCTGGTCAACTCTTCATGATGGGCGACAACCGGGACTACAGCATGGATAGCAGATTCTGGGGCTTTCTTGACATGAAGAAGATCAGGGGGAAAGCCTTTATTATCTACTGGTCGTGGGATCACGAGCACTTCAGGCCCCGCTGGGAGCGAATCGGGATGTTGGTGCGATGA
- the hemW gene encoding radical SAM family heme chaperone HemW, with protein sequence MRSGFGLYIHIPYCLSRCHYCDFNTYRIDAAAVEQYLEGLAQEITLRASAMAIRDRQICSVFFGGGTPSILHASQLIGILDHCRAAFTLEDGAEVSLEVNPGTVDLSKLRTLWEGGVTRLSVGVQAVQDRLLHRIGRAHTISEAERAFWLMRETGFSNINLDLMFGLPGQSTGDWSETLDWAISVGPEHVSAYGLILEEGTPLHQAHRQGEIGLPDEETEAVMYRMAVDRLRAADFEHYEISNFARPGFRCRHNLVYWQHQEYLGIGAGAYSYLAGRRFFNELLPASYMGAIAERGTAVAGGEQLSAEMLRSERLMLGLRLRAGLDVETFKDVLGVEDLSASDRVVRLLDDGFLRLQGGRVQITERGLLVANELIVQLL encoded by the coding sequence ATGAGGAGTGGGTTTGGATTGTACATCCATATCCCCTATTGCCTGTCACGCTGTCATTATTGCGATTTCAATACCTATCGCATCGATGCGGCTGCCGTAGAGCAGTATCTGGAGGGGCTGGCGCAAGAGATTACACTTCGCGCCTCCGCTATGGCGATCCGGGACCGGCAGATCTGCTCCGTCTTCTTCGGCGGCGGGACGCCCTCAATACTTCACGCATCGCAGCTCATCGGCATTCTCGATCACTGTCGGGCCGCCTTCACCCTCGAGGACGGCGCAGAGGTCAGCCTCGAGGTCAATCCGGGGACGGTGGACCTTTCGAAACTTCGTACACTGTGGGAGGGCGGGGTGACCCGTCTGAGTGTAGGGGTCCAAGCTGTTCAGGACCGACTGCTCCATCGGATCGGTCGCGCCCATACAATCTCCGAGGCTGAACGGGCCTTTTGGTTGATGCGTGAGACCGGTTTCAGCAACATCAATCTGGACCTGATGTTCGGCCTGCCCGGTCAGAGCACGGGTGACTGGTCGGAGACCCTTGACTGGGCCATCAGCGTAGGCCCTGAACACGTCTCTGCATACGGGCTGATCCTCGAAGAAGGGACGCCTCTCCACCAGGCGCATCGTCAAGGGGAGATCGGGCTACCCGACGAAGAGACGGAGGCGGTGATGTACCGGATGGCCGTGGACAGGTTGCGTGCCGCCGACTTCGAGCATTACGAGATCTCAAACTTTGCGCGCCCAGGCTTCCGTTGTCGCCATAATCTGGTCTACTGGCAACACCAGGAGTACCTCGGTATTGGGGCGGGAGCGTACTCATATCTTGCCGGGCGTCGGTTTTTTAACGAGTTGCTGCCTGCCAGCTACATGGGCGCGATCGCCGAGCGTGGGACAGCCGTGGCCGGCGGCGAACAGCTTTCCGCTGAGATGCTGCGATCCGAGCGTCTGATGCTGGGACTTCGACTCCGGGCCGGACTGGACGTAGAGACATTCAAGGACGTACTTGGCGTGGAAGATCTCTCTGCATCTGATCGGGTTGTCCGTCTCTTGGATGATGGGTTTCTCCGCCTGCAGGGGGGGCGGGTGCAGATCACAGAACGGGGACTCCTCGTGGCCAATGAGCTGATTGTCCAGCTCCTCTGA
- the hrcA gene encoding heat-inducible transcriptional repressor HrcA, whose product MRAYELTPREREILRVIIHDYITSGEPVGSRSIARRHLDHLSPATIRNVMADLEEVGYLSQPHASAGRIPTDSGYRFYVDSLMQRPKLSKVEESRIEQGIRPSRGEAEELVQGVSRILSDLSRYASVVLAPKFAQNTWRRINFVHLNRERILVVLMADSGLVQQKVIAIDELIEQPELDRISNYLNSVLGGVTLHEVRKRIIARMAEERDEFNRLMQRALELSNKTLEGEEEHIYIGGAANIAHQPEFADVKKMKNIFAAFEEKSKLVMILDQCLTQEGLRIIIGRESEIRELRELSLIASPYKSGDHVVGVLGIVGPKRIAYDRMVALVDCTARLVSKLLTEADV is encoded by the coding sequence ATGCGGGCGTATGAACTTACCCCAAGGGAGCGTGAGATCCTGAGGGTCATTATCCATGACTATATCACCTCCGGCGAGCCTGTAGGATCCCGGAGTATCGCCAGACGCCATCTGGACCACCTCAGCCCTGCCACCATCCGCAATGTGATGGCCGATCTGGAGGAAGTGGGCTATCTCTCTCAACCGCACGCTTCGGCCGGCAGGATCCCTACCGATTCCGGATACCGCTTCTATGTTGATAGCCTTATGCAGCGCCCGAAGTTGTCGAAGGTCGAGGAGAGCCGAATCGAGCAAGGGATCCGTCCGAGCCGAGGTGAGGCTGAGGAATTGGTGCAGGGGGTCAGCCGAATCCTCTCCGATCTATCACGATACGCTTCCGTGGTCCTTGCGCCAAAGTTTGCTCAAAACACCTGGCGACGCATTAACTTTGTTCACCTCAACCGGGAGCGGATCCTGGTGGTCCTTATGGCTGATTCCGGGCTCGTACAGCAGAAGGTCATCGCTATCGATGAGCTGATCGAGCAGCCGGAGCTGGATCGGATCTCTAACTATCTGAACAGTGTGTTGGGCGGGGTGACCCTTCATGAGGTGAGGAAGAGAATCATTGCCCGGATGGCCGAGGAACGCGATGAATTTAACCGTCTAATGCAGCGCGCTCTGGAACTCAGCAACAAGACGCTGGAGGGTGAAGAAGAGCACATCTATATTGGAGGGGCGGCCAACATCGCTCATCAGCCGGAGTTCGCCGACGTTAAAAAGATGAAGAATATCTTCGCGGCCTTTGAGGAAAAATCAAAGCTGGTGATGATTCTTGATCAATGCCTGACCCAGGAGGGATTAAGGATTATCATCGGCCGCGAAAGCGAAATACGAGAGCTGCGCGAGCTCAGCCTGATTGCCTCGCCGTACAAAAGCGGGGATCATGTTGTTGGCGTGCTCGGAATTGTGGGACCGAAACGGATCGCCTACGACCGGATGGTAGCCCTCGTCGATTGCACTGCCAGGCTCGTCAGCAAGCTCCTCACAGAGGCCGATGTGTAG
- the grpE gene encoding nucleotide exchange factor GrpE: MDQESEEAKTLTSDNAQEGSVAPATELESTISTLQAGLKEKTAEIESLNDRLLRLQAEFENYKKRAARERGEFVRFANEGLLLELLPVVDSLEHAVVTTRSGIDAQGVAEGLDVIRRLFQATLEKAGVKSIEALGHEFDPNFHQAVAQVESTDGRDNIAIEEVRKGYLLEGRLLRPAMVKVSKTRVSSSEFRVSSADEDEPETRNV, translated from the coding sequence ATGGATCAAGAAAGCGAAGAAGCTAAAACATTGACAAGCGACAACGCCCAGGAGGGTTCTGTTGCCCCTGCGACCGAGTTAGAGTCGACGATCAGCACGCTACAGGCCGGCCTCAAGGAAAAGACTGCTGAGATAGAGTCGCTCAACGACCGCCTCCTTCGCTTGCAAGCGGAGTTTGAGAACTACAAGAAGCGAGCGGCCCGCGAGCGGGGCGAGTTCGTAAGGTTTGCGAATGAAGGGCTACTCTTGGAATTGCTGCCTGTCGTAGACAGTCTGGAGCATGCTGTCGTCACGACCAGGTCGGGAATAGACGCTCAAGGTGTCGCCGAGGGTCTTGATGTCATTCGTCGGCTTTTTCAGGCAACATTGGAGAAGGCAGGGGTGAAGTCCATCGAGGCGTTGGGGCATGAGTTCGATCCGAACTTCCATCAGGCTGTGGCTCAGGTGGAGTCGACTGATGGCCGAGACAACATTGCGATCGAGGAGGTCCGGAAAGGGTACCTTCTGGAAGGACGTTTGCTGCGGCCGGCGATGGTGAAGGTCTCCAAGACGAGAGTTTCGAGTTCTGAGTTTCGAGTGTCGAGTGCCGATGAGGATGAACCCGAAACCCGGAACGTGTAA
- the dnaJ gene encoding molecular chaperone DnaJ encodes MSKRDYYEVLGVDREAAPEEIKRAYRRLAHKYHPDKNAGDKASEEQFKEATEAYEILNNPEKRATYDRFGVAGEGAGFGGFGDAGFGSVFENLFEGFFGGSTRRATSRGADLRYNLEISLEEAILGVEKEITIPRLEPCGACKGSGAKPGTSPTACRSCRGSGQVRYSQGFLTISQTCSACRGEGRVIEHRCRDCRGTGRSRSDRSLTVKIPAGVETGMRLKLQGEGEAGPHWGDRGDLYVVITVKEHPLFSRQGDDLYCEVPVSFVQAALGAELEIPSFFGMAKLKIPSGTQSGAEFRIRGKGVSSVRGHGLGDLVVRIVVEVPRRLTTQQRELLEAYAALENGDGSPLVKGFFEKVKSLFG; translated from the coding sequence ATGAGCAAGCGCGATTACTATGAGGTGCTGGGGGTGGATCGGGAAGCCGCTCCCGAAGAGATCAAGCGAGCCTACCGTCGGTTGGCCCATAAGTATCACCCGGACAAGAATGCCGGCGATAAGGCGTCGGAAGAGCAGTTCAAGGAGGCTACGGAGGCCTATGAGATCCTGAATAATCCCGAGAAGCGGGCAACCTATGACCGGTTCGGGGTTGCCGGCGAAGGAGCTGGATTCGGGGGATTCGGCGATGCCGGGTTTGGGTCCGTTTTTGAGAATCTCTTTGAGGGATTTTTCGGAGGGTCTACCCGGCGGGCTACCTCCCGGGGCGCCGATCTGCGCTACAACCTTGAGATCAGCCTTGAGGAAGCGATCCTCGGAGTAGAAAAAGAGATCACTATCCCCCGGCTGGAGCCCTGTGGCGCCTGCAAGGGAAGCGGCGCAAAACCCGGGACATCCCCAACCGCCTGTCGTTCCTGCCGCGGAAGCGGCCAGGTTCGGTACTCGCAAGGCTTTCTCACGATCAGCCAGACCTGCTCGGCCTGCCGAGGCGAGGGGCGTGTCATCGAGCATCGATGCCGCGACTGTCGAGGCACGGGGCGATCCAGGTCCGATCGGTCCCTCACGGTGAAGATTCCTGCCGGCGTGGAAACGGGGATGCGCTTGAAGCTTCAAGGCGAGGGCGAGGCCGGTCCCCATTGGGGGGATCGGGGCGATCTGTATGTCGTCATCACCGTAAAGGAGCACCCACTCTTCTCACGACAGGGCGACGACCTCTACTGTGAGGTCCCCGTCAGCTTTGTCCAGGCAGCCTTGGGGGCCGAGTTGGAGATCCCGAGCTTTTTCGGGATGGCGAAGCTCAAGATTCCCTCTGGGACTCAATCCGGCGCTGAGTTCCGCATCCGGGGGAAGGGCGTGTCAAGCGTACGCGGCCATGGCCTAGGAGACCTCGTAGTCAGGATTGTCGTTGAGGTACCCAGGCGGCTGACCACGCAGCAGCGTGAGTTACTCGAAGCCTACGCCGCCCTGGAGAATGGAGACGGGAGCCCTCTCGTCAAAGGCTTCTTTGAGAAGGTCAAGAGTCTTTTTGGCTGA
- the polA gene encoding DNA polymerase I: MAGRSLYLIDGSSYLFRAYHALPPLSNSEGIPTGAVYGFINMLLKIIRDERPEALVVVFDTAGPTERHERYADYKANRAQMPDDLSRQIPYIHRVVEAMRIPLLMQQGQEADDLIGSLARQAEAQDFHVTIVTGDKDMLQLIGPEIRVYDSMKEKVYGESEVLERFGVPPGQVVEVMGLMGDPIDNIPGVRGIGEKTARSLIQQFGSIEGMITRLHEIKSAKVREILRSQVEQARLSRDLARLRTDLQVSVDLGQVALREPDNVALQALFRELGFTGLQRAFTPVTSRSSLRMVVIDREEEIGETVKELLDSDSVAIAVARNGSDSGDGELYGLAFCKEPDVALCCFPSAMTGSYFERLHPVLAGEKPAKIGHDLKRIIATFRKKDVVLGGLSFDTMVASYLLNPNRSDHSLAALVLEQLGMKYEEEPGTKDRGDGREEAMRRAAEEAHLAWQLKNVLLPRLEQSGLLSLFKTIEMPLIEVLASMEEVGFRVDIDQLGELGKELESQLGRLESRIFALAGEHFNINSPKQLADVLFQRLKLTPLKRTKTGYSTNVEVLQRLAMTHELPAEVLNYRSLTKLKSTYVDVLLRLADRTSGRIHTSFNQTVTATGRLSSSEPNLQNIPIRTEIGRRIRQAFVASEGHWLLSADYSQIELRILAHLSQDQALIAAFTAGADVHRSTAAEIFTVQPEAVTAEMRRRAKVINFGIIYGMSPFGLASELDTSQEEAALYIDRYFQIYHGVKAFIDRTIREARELGFVTTLWGRRRAIPELKSSDQAVRQLGERLAVNSPIQGSAADLIKVAMIAIFRRLRSERLGTRMILQIHDELLFEVPEAELDVAKRAATEEMERAATLRVLLQVDLGVGTSWAEAHA; encoded by the coding sequence ATGGCAGGCAGATCGCTATATCTTATCGACGGAAGTTCCTACCTGTTTCGGGCCTACCATGCGCTTCCACCCCTCAGTAACAGCGAGGGGATTCCGACCGGAGCCGTATACGGTTTCATCAACATGCTCCTGAAGATTATTCGGGATGAGCGTCCGGAGGCCCTGGTCGTGGTCTTTGATACTGCAGGACCGACCGAACGGCATGAGCGATACGCCGACTATAAGGCGAATCGCGCGCAGATGCCGGACGATCTGAGTCGTCAAATTCCTTATATCCATCGGGTGGTGGAGGCGATGCGAATCCCGCTTCTGATGCAACAGGGACAAGAGGCGGATGATCTGATCGGCTCGCTGGCAAGGCAGGCCGAGGCGCAGGACTTTCACGTGACCATTGTCACGGGCGATAAGGACATGCTCCAACTCATTGGACCCGAGATCCGGGTCTATGATTCGATGAAGGAGAAGGTCTACGGCGAATCGGAGGTCCTGGAGCGCTTCGGCGTGCCCCCTGGTCAGGTGGTGGAGGTGATGGGGTTGATGGGCGATCCGATCGACAACATCCCTGGCGTGCGCGGGATCGGGGAGAAGACCGCCAGGAGCCTTATCCAGCAATTCGGGAGCATCGAAGGGATGATCACTCGCCTGCATGAGATCAAGTCCGCGAAGGTTCGGGAGATTCTGAGAAGCCAGGTCGAGCAAGCTCGTCTCAGTCGGGATCTGGCCCGTCTCAGGACGGATCTCCAGGTGAGTGTGGATCTGGGACAGGTTGCGCTACGTGAGCCTGATAACGTCGCTCTCCAGGCCCTCTTTCGGGAGTTAGGTTTCACGGGACTCCAGCGGGCATTTACCCCCGTGACCTCGCGCAGCTCGCTCCGCATGGTCGTTATTGATCGCGAGGAGGAGATCGGAGAGACCGTCAAGGAACTCCTGGATTCCGATAGCGTGGCTATCGCTGTTGCGCGTAATGGTAGCGACTCAGGTGACGGCGAGCTCTATGGCCTTGCCTTCTGTAAAGAGCCTGATGTCGCCCTCTGTTGCTTTCCCAGTGCGATGACCGGCTCTTATTTTGAGCGCCTGCATCCTGTCTTGGCCGGCGAGAAACCCGCGAAGATCGGCCACGACCTCAAGCGGATCATAGCCACCTTCAGGAAGAAGGACGTCGTCCTGGGCGGGCTCTCCTTTGACACCATGGTGGCTTCCTATCTCCTGAACCCTAACCGATCGGATCACTCCCTTGCGGCTTTGGTGCTGGAGCAGTTGGGTATGAAGTACGAGGAGGAGCCGGGGACCAAGGATAGAGGAGACGGACGGGAGGAGGCAATGAGGCGGGCAGCCGAAGAGGCTCACCTTGCGTGGCAACTCAAAAATGTGTTGCTTCCGAGGCTTGAGCAGTCAGGGCTGCTGTCGCTGTTTAAAACGATCGAGATGCCGCTGATCGAGGTCTTGGCCTCGATGGAGGAAGTCGGGTTCAGAGTTGATATCGACCAGCTCGGTGAGCTGGGTAAAGAGTTGGAGAGCCAGCTCGGCAGGCTGGAGTCACGGATCTTCGCTCTGGCGGGCGAGCACTTTAACATTAATTCGCCGAAGCAGTTGGCGGATGTATTATTTCAGCGACTGAAGCTCACGCCGCTGAAGCGGACCAAGACCGGCTATTCCACCAATGTGGAGGTACTTCAGCGGTTGGCCATGACCCACGAGCTCCCTGCGGAGGTCCTCAATTATCGGAGCCTTACGAAACTGAAATCCACCTATGTTGATGTGCTGCTCAGGCTTGCTGATCGTACGAGTGGCCGTATCCATACATCATTCAATCAGACGGTGACCGCCACAGGACGCCTGAGTTCCAGTGAGCCGAATCTCCAGAATATCCCAATTCGCACCGAGATCGGGCGGCGGATCCGACAGGCGTTCGTTGCCTCGGAGGGTCATTGGCTCCTGTCAGCCGACTATTCCCAGATCGAGCTACGGATCCTGGCGCACCTTTCCCAGGATCAGGCGCTCATCGCGGCCTTCACGGCAGGGGCTGATGTGCATCGCAGTACTGCAGCCGAAATCTTCACGGTGCAGCCGGAGGCGGTGACGGCGGAGATGCGACGACGGGCAAAGGTGATCAACTTCGGCATCATCTACGGGATGAGTCCCTTTGGCCTGGCCTCGGAGCTCGATACGTCACAGGAGGAAGCCGCCCTGTACATCGACCGCTATTTTCAGATCTATCACGGGGTCAAGGCCTTTATTGACCGAACGATCCGCGAGGCCAGGGAACTCGGCTTCGTGACGACGCTCTGGGGACGTCGCCGGGCGATCCCGGAGCTCAAGAGCTCCGACCAGGCGGTTCGGCAACTCGGGGAGCGGTTGGCAGTGAACTCGCCGATTCAAGGATCGGCCGCAGATCTGATCAAGGTCGCGATGATCGCCATCTTCCGACGCCTGAGGTCGGAAAGGTTGGGAACCAGAATGATTCTTCAGATCCACGATGAGTTGCTATTTGAGGTGCCCGAAGCGGAGTTGGACGTCGCCAAGCGAGCGGCCACCGAAGAGATGGAGCGAGCGGCCACGCTCCGCGTTCTCCTGCAGGTAGACCTCGGGGTTGGAACGAGTTGGGCTGAGGCCCATGCTTAA
- the coaE gene encoding dephospho-CoA kinase (Dephospho-CoA kinase (CoaE) performs the final step in coenzyme A biosynthesis.) → MLNEQDAERMMVLGLTGGICSGKSTVAEMFQRLGATVIDADQVAHELVEPDQPLFEAVASAFGREIVGADGRIDRRRLGTMVFADHEARRRLEAILHPAIIEECERRIRQAEVSGTSICLVNAALLIESGWHARCDAVILVEASEAIQLDRLVRSRGLSRGEALLRIRSQMPQHEKRCHVHYVIENDGPLKEAERQVKAVWKQVCAQTVL, encoded by the coding sequence ATGCTTAATGAGCAGGATGCCGAACGAATGATGGTTCTGGGCCTGACGGGGGGCATCTGTTCTGGTAAGAGTACGGTTGCTGAGATGTTTCAGCGCTTAGGCGCTACGGTCATCGACGCGGATCAGGTTGCGCATGAGTTAGTGGAGCCGGACCAACCTCTTTTCGAGGCGGTCGCCTCAGCGTTCGGTCGCGAGATTGTCGGAGCAGATGGTCGGATTGATCGCCGGAGGCTGGGTACCATGGTGTTTGCCGATCACGAGGCTCGCAGACGATTGGAAGCGATCCTTCACCCGGCCATCATTGAGGAGTGTGAACGGCGTATCCGGCAAGCTGAAGTCTCTGGGACATCTATCTGTCTTGTCAACGCTGCGCTGCTGATTGAGAGCGGTTGGCACGCTCGCTGTGACGCGGTGATCCTGGTTGAGGCGAGCGAAGCGATTCAACTCGATCGCCTGGTCAGGTCCAGGGGCCTCAGCCGAGGTGAAGCGCTGCTGCGCATCCGATCGCAGATGCCGCAGCACGAGAAGCGTTGCCATGTTCACTACGTTATCGAGAATGACGGACCGCTTAAAGAGGCAGAGCGCCAGGTGAAAGCGGTATGGAAACAGGTGTGCGCTCAGACTGTGTTGTAG